The Streptomyces armeniacus genomic interval CGCGCGCGGACCTGCCCGCGGGCGGCGCGGCGGGCGCGGCGGCCCGGCCCGCCGGAGTGCGCCGCAAGTGGACCGAGCACGGCCTCGTCTTCGTCACCCCGTTCCTGCTCATCTACGCGCTGTTCCTGCTGTGGCCGCTCGTCTACGGCGCCGGGATGAGCCTCACCAGCCAGAACATCACCGGCACCGGGGCGGAGTTCACGGGGCTCGACAACTACGCCGAGGCCGTACGCGACCCGGCGATGTGGTCCTCGCTGTGGAACACCGTGTGGTTCACCGTGCTCTCCACGGTGCCGCTGGTGATCATCGGGCTCGTACTGGCGCTGCTGGCACACCAGTTGCGGGTCGTGCAGTGGCTGTGGCGGATCAGCTGGTTCGCGCCGTTCATGCTGCCCTCCAGCGTCGTCTGCCTGCTCTTCGCGCAGATGATCTTCCCGTCGGGTTTCGGCTTCGCCGACCAGCTGCTGGCCGAGTTCGGCCTCGAGCCCGGCATCGGCTGGCTCACCGACGCCCGTTACGCGATGCTCTCCGTCGTCCTGAC includes:
- a CDS encoding carbohydrate ABC transporter permease: MTAVSPTAAPAPRADLPAGGAAGAAARPAGVRRKWTEHGLVFVTPFLLIYALFLLWPLVYGAGMSLTSQNITGTGAEFTGLDNYAEAVRDPAMWSSLWNTVWFTVLSTVPLVIIGLVLALLAHQLRVVQWLWRISWFAPFMLPSSVVCLLFAQMIFPSGFGFADQLLAEFGLEPGIGWLTDARYAMLSVVLTTVWWTVGFNFLLYLAALQSIPQHLYEAAELDGASAWKRLWHITLPMLRRTTGLVLVLQVLASLKIFDQVYLMTGGGPDDSTRPVLQYVYQQGFTGYRIGYASAVSYIFFALILLVSLVQPWLARRKEDSK